The following are encoded together in the Lathyrus oleraceus cultivar Zhongwan6 chromosome 3, CAAS_Psat_ZW6_1.0, whole genome shotgun sequence genome:
- the LOC127127585 gene encoding tropinone reductase homolog At5g06060 isoform X3 — protein MEETKLSSFKDKRWSLQGMTVLVTGGTRGIGYAIVEELAEFGAAVHICSRNEEDINKCLEEWKSKGFHVTGSVNNAGTVTPKPILDHTDEDVATIMSTNFVSGYHLCQLAHPLLKESGYASIVFISSIAGLKAFEFSSAYAASKGAMNQFTKNVALEWAKDNIRANVVAPGPVKTLLLENAMKLSTEVDNTVKHIVSRTPVGRMGESEDISGLVAFLCLPASSHITGQIIAVDGGFTM, from the exons ATGGAAGAAACAAAGTTGAGCAGCTTCAAAGACAAAAGATGGTCACTCCAAGGAATGACAGTTCTGGTGACTGGTGGAACCCGAGGCATAGG ATACGCAATTGTTGAAGAGTTAGcggagtttggagcagctgtACATATATGTTCAAGAAATGAAGAAGATATTAACAAATGTTTGGAAGAGTGGAAAAGCAAAGGGTTTCACGTGACAGGATCA GTAAACAATGCTGGGACAGTTACTCCTAAACCTATCCTGGATCATACCGACGAAGATGTAGCAACTATAATGAGTACCAATTTTGTGTCTGGTTATCATCTGTGCCAACTTGCACATCCACTCCTAAAAGAATCTGGATATGCAAGCATAGTTTTCATATCCTCAATTGCAGGTCTGAAAGCCTTTGAATTTAGTTCTGCCTATGCAGCTTCTAAAG GAGCTATGAATCAGTTTACTAAAAACGTAGCATTGGAATGGGCAAAGGATAATATTCGTGCTAATGTTGTGGCACCTGGACCTGTCAAGACCTTACTCTTAGAGAACGCAATG AAGTTATCTACCGAAGTGGATAATACCGTTAAACATATAGTGTCTCGAACGCCGGTTGGTCGGATGGGAGAATCTGAGGACATATCAGGATTGGTTGCGTTTCTCTGTCTTCCAGCTTCTTCACACATAACCGGACAAATTATAGCTGTAGATGGAGGTTTCACTATGTAA
- the LOC127127585 gene encoding tropinone reductase homolog At5g06060 isoform X1, translated as MEETKLSSFKDKRWSLQGMTVLVTGGTRGIGYAIVEELAEFGAAVHICSRNEEDINKCLEEWKSKGFHVTGSVCDLLFRDQREKLMETVTSVFNGKLNILVNNAGTVTPKPILDHTDEDVATIMSTNFVSGYHLCQLAHPLLKESGYASIVFISSIAGLKAFEFSSAYAASKGAMNQFTKNVALEWAKDNIRANVVAPGPVKTLLLENAMKLSTEVDNTVKHIVSRTPVGRMGESEDISGLVAFLCLPASSHITGQIIAVDGGFTM; from the exons ATGGAAGAAACAAAGTTGAGCAGCTTCAAAGACAAAAGATGGTCACTCCAAGGAATGACAGTTCTGGTGACTGGTGGAACCCGAGGCATAGG ATACGCAATTGTTGAAGAGTTAGcggagtttggagcagctgtACATATATGTTCAAGAAATGAAGAAGATATTAACAAATGTTTGGAAGAGTGGAAAAGCAAAGGGTTTCACGTGACAGGATCAGTATGTGATTTACTATTCCGTGACCAACGTGAAAAATTAATGGAAACTGTTACTTCGGTGTTTAATGGAAAACTCAATATTCTA GTAAACAATGCTGGGACAGTTACTCCTAAACCTATCCTGGATCATACCGACGAAGATGTAGCAACTATAATGAGTACCAATTTTGTGTCTGGTTATCATCTGTGCCAACTTGCACATCCACTCCTAAAAGAATCTGGATATGCAAGCATAGTTTTCATATCCTCAATTGCAGGTCTGAAAGCCTTTGAATTTAGTTCTGCCTATGCAGCTTCTAAAG GAGCTATGAATCAGTTTACTAAAAACGTAGCATTGGAATGGGCAAAGGATAATATTCGTGCTAATGTTGTGGCACCTGGACCTGTCAAGACCTTACTCTTAGAGAACGCAATG AAGTTATCTACCGAAGTGGATAATACCGTTAAACATATAGTGTCTCGAACGCCGGTTGGTCGGATGGGAGAATCTGAGGACATATCAGGATTGGTTGCGTTTCTCTGTCTTCCAGCTTCTTCACACATAACCGGACAAATTATAGCTGTAGATGGAGGTTTCACTATGTAA
- the LOC127127585 gene encoding tropinone reductase homolog At5g06060 isoform X2 has protein sequence MEETKLSSFKDKRWSLQGMTVLVTGGTRGIGYAIVEELAEFGAAVHICSRNEEDINKCLEEWKSKGFHVTGSVCDLLFRDQREKLMETVTSVFNGKLNILVNNAGTVTPKPILDHTDEDVATIMSTNFVSGYHLCQLAHPLLKESGYASIVFISSIAGLKAFEFSSAYAASKGAMNQFTKNVALEWAKDNIRANVVAPGPVKTLLLENAMKLSTEVDNTVKHIVSRTPVGRMGESEDISGLVAFLCLPASSHITGQIIAVDGGFTM, from the exons ATGGAAGAAACAAAGTTGAGCAGCTTCAAAGACAAAAGATGGTCACTCCAAGGAATGACAGTTCTGGTGACTGGTGGAACCCGAGGCATAGG ATACGCAATTGTTGAAGAGTTAGcggagtttggagcagctgtACATATATGTTCAAGAAATGAAGAAGATATTAACAAATGTTTGGAAGAGTGGAAAAGCAAAGGGTTTCACGTGACAGGATCAGTATGTGATTTACTATTCCGTGACCAACGTGAAAAATTAATGGAAACTGTTACTTCGGTGTTTAATGGAAAACTCAATATTCTA GTAAACAATGCTGGGACAGTTACTCCTAAACCTATCCTGGATCATACCGACGAAGATGTAGCAACTATAATGAGTACCAATTTTGTGTCTGGTTATCATCTGTGCCAACTTGCACATCCACTCCTAAAAGAATCTGGATATGCAAGCATAGTTTTCATATCCTCAATTGCAGGTCTGAAAGCCTTTGAATTTAGTTCTGCCTATGCAGCTTCTAAAG GAGCTATGAATCAGTTTACTAAAAACGTAGCATTGGAATGGGCAAAGGATAATATTCGTGCTAATGTTGTGGCACCTGGACCTGTCAAGACCTTACTCTTAGAGAACGCAATG AAGTTATCTACCGAAGTGGATAATACCGTTAAACATATAGTGTCTCGAACGCCGGTTGGTCGGATGGGAGAATCTGAGGACATATCAGGATTGGTTGCGTTTCTCTGTCTTCCAGCTTCTTCACACATAACCGGACAAATTATAGCTGTAGATGGAG